The Erythrobacter sp. HL-111 DNA segment CCTCGTCGTAGGGCGCGATGGTGCGAAGGTCGATCACCTCGACGCTGATGCCCTCCTTGTCGAGCTCGCCCGCGACCTCGAGCGCGTCGAGGACGGTGCGGCCATAGGTGATGAGCGAGATGTCACTGCCCTCGCGCGCCACCGCCGCCTTGCCGAGCGGGACGCGGTAGCCCTTGCCCGGATCCTCTGCCTTGAGGCCGTAGCAAAGGATGTTCTCGATGAAGATGACGGGGTCGTTGGCGTCGATGCTCGCCCGCATCAGACCCCGCGCGTCGGCGGGGTTGGAGGGGGTGACGACATGAATGCCCGCGACGTGCGCGAACCAGGCTTCGAGCATGTCGGAATGCTGCCCGCCGAAGCCGACGCCGACGCCCGTGGTGGTGCGGATCACGATCGGGCAGGGGGTCTGCCCGCCCGACATGAAGCGCAGTTTCGCGGCGTGGTTGACGATCTGGTCCATGCACACGCCGACGAAGTTCATCAGCATGATCTCGGCAATCGGCCGCTGCCCGGCGAGCGCCGCGCCCACCGCCGCGCCGACGATGGCGGTTTCCGAGATCGGGGTCGCGCGCACGCGGTGCTCGCCGTATTTCTCGGTCAGGCCCTGGGTGACCTTGAACACCCCGCCGCCCTGCTTGGCGCTGACATCCTCGCCGAGGCAGAACACGCCTTCGTCCTCCGCCATCGCCTCGTCGATCGCGAGGTTCAGGGCCTGGGTCATGGTGATCGTGCTGGACGATTCCGGCATGTCAGTTCACCTCCTCGAACACGTCCCTGTGGATTTCGTCGGTATCGGGGAGCGGCGCGTCGAGCGCGTGCCGCACCGCCGCCTCGATCTGCGCGTCGATGTCGGCGACGATCGCGTCCAGCTCCTCCTCGGTGAACTGGCGGTCGAGCATCACCTTGCGCAGCTTGGGCAGCGGGTCCTCCTGCTTCATCTCCTCGATATGTTCGGGCGGCATGTAGCTGAAATCCGCCCCGAAGAAGTGGCCCATCATGCGGTAGCACATCGCCTCGATCAGCGTCGGGCCTTCGCCGGCGCGCGCCCGGTCGACCGCTTCCTTCATCGCCGGGTAGATCTGGTTGACGTCGTTCCCGTCGACCCGCACGCCGCGCATCCCGTAGCCCTGCGCGCGCTCGGCGATGGAGGCGCTCCTGGTGTGGTCCTCGTAGGCGGTGTGTTCGCCATAGCGGTTGTTCTGGCACAGGAAGACGACCGGCAGGCTGTAGAGCTGGGCCATGTTCATCGCTTCGTGGAAGCCGCCGATATTGGCCGCCCCGTCGCCGAAGCTCGCGACCGTCACGCGGCCGTCGCCCTTGTTCTGGCTGGCCATGGCGAGGCCGTTGGCGATGGGGATGCCGCTGCCGACGACGCCGGTCGTCACCATGATCCCGGTTGCGGGATCGGTGATGTGCATGGTGCCGCCCTTGCCCTTGCAGGTGCCGGTCGCCTTGCCGAGGCATTCGCCCCACCATTTCTCCATCGGGATGCCCTTGGCGGTCTGTTCGCCCTGCCCGCGATAGGTGCACACGACATAGTCGTCGTCCTCGAGCGCGGCCATGGCGGCGGCGGAGACGAGCTCCTGCCCGCGCACGCAGTAATACATCACCGCGACCGTGCCCTGCATCAGCAGTTCGCGGAATTTCTCGTCCGTGCGGTTCACCTTCATCGTGCGGGTGTAGATGTCGAGCAGCTTTTCGCGGTCTATTTCGGCCATGGGGGACGAGCCTTCCTGTGATTGCGGGGGAATTCGAACGGGACGCGCCCTAGAACTGGACTCTCTGGGTGAAGCCGCCGTCGACCACCACGTTCGCGCCGGTCATGTAGGGGACGGCAGGGCTGGCGACGAAGACGATCGCCCGTGCGACCTCCTCGTCATTGCCGAAGCGGCCCATCGGCATCTTTGCCAGGGTGGCGTCGTAAAGCTCGGGCATCATGCCCTTGAT contains these protein-coding regions:
- a CDS encoding thiamine pyrophosphate-dependent dehydrogenase E1 component subunit alpha, with the protein product MAEIDREKLLDIYTRTMKVNRTDEKFRELLMQGTVAVMYYCVRGQELVSAAAMAALEDDDYVVCTYRGQGEQTAKGIPMEKWWGECLGKATGTCKGKGGTMHITDPATGIMVTTGVVGSGIPIANGLAMASQNKGDGRVTVASFGDGAANIGGFHEAMNMAQLYSLPVVFLCQNNRYGEHTAYEDHTRSASIAERAQGYGMRGVRVDGNDVNQIYPAMKEAVDRARAGEGPTLIEAMCYRMMGHFFGADFSYMPPEHIEEMKQEDPLPKLRKVMLDRQFTEEELDAIVADIDAQIEAAVRHALDAPLPDTDEIHRDVFEEVN
- a CDS encoding alpha-ketoacid dehydrogenase subunit beta — encoded protein: MPESSSTITMTQALNLAIDEAMAEDEGVFCLGEDVSAKQGGGVFKVTQGLTEKYGEHRVRATPISETAIVGAAVGAALAGQRPIAEIMLMNFVGVCMDQIVNHAAKLRFMSGGQTPCPIVIRTTTGVGVGFGGQHSDMLEAWFAHVAGIHVVTPSNPADARGLMRASIDANDPVIFIENILCYGLKAEDPGKGYRVPLGKAAVAREGSDISLITYGRTVLDALEVAGELDKEGISVEVIDLRTIAPYDEETVLASVNKTGRALTLHEAVRPFGTGAEIAANIQEKCWDALKGPVRRIGGTFSAVPFASHLEQAWIPTREEIVGQIKASVGKA